One Narcine bancroftii isolate sNarBan1 chromosome 3, sNarBan1.hap1, whole genome shotgun sequence DNA window includes the following coding sequences:
- the LOC138756818 gene encoding growth/differentiation factor 15-like, whose translation MFLIAPHPLRYAATCLLLISATCVELRTHASHRKWLQIEAVKRGILDYLGLEQPPVIRKSASREEEERMYQLFLQNSSGRAGRSVQAAPALHVIPVLVERAGDSRVATSKEGDEQRLTFCFSNSSDIYPGLRIVRAELKLFNHHLINKSLKRLNSSGRTQVRVYEILEYISPGGEQSYQLLDSKALDSGPSASVSLDVRPLIERWMGSGRHQVRVQLQFHPPHPDSPVLDLDSEASSYLRLEIETREASKVLRERRAAGPGEDCRRRQRSCCRKSLRVSFKEIGWNDWIRAPESYNMYNCGGTCPANYRPANMHAMIKSAMHQLSGGASPALCCIPAAYESMTLLHYSSEGTLTLTAFEGMIVTNCHCS comes from the exons ATGTTTCTGATCGCCCCGCACCCGCTCAGGTACGCTGCCACCTGCCTCCTCTTAATCTCTGCCACATGTGTCGAGCTGAGAACTCACGCCAGCCACAGAAAATGGTTGCAGATTGAAGCAGTAAAGAGAGGAATCCTGGACTACCTGGGATTGGAACAGCCCCCCGTGATCAGGAAGAGCGCCAgcagggaagaggaggagagaatGTATCAGCTCTTCTTGCAGAACAGCAGCGGGCGAGCGGGGCGCTCGGTACAAGCTGCCCCAGCGCTGCACGTCATCCCGGTGCTGG TTGAAAGAGCTGGAGACAGCAGAGTGGCAACTTCCAAGGAGGGAGATGAACAGAGACTCACTTTCTGCTTCTCCAACAGTTCGGACATTTATCCAGGTTTGAGGATTGTTCGTGCTGAGTTAAAACTCTTCAATCATCACCTCATCAACAAGTCCCTCAAGAGGTTAAATTCCAGCGGCAGGACGCAGGTCAGGGTGTACGAGATATTGGAGTACATCAGCCCAGGGGGCGAGCAGTCGTATCAGCTGTTGGATTCCAAAGCCCTGGATTCCGGGCCCAGCGCCAGTGTCAGCCTTGATGTCCGCCCGCTCATTGAGCGTTGGATGGGCAGCGGGCGGCACCAGGTCAGGGTGCAACTCCAGTTTCACCCGCCCCATCCTGACAGCCCGGTGCTTGATCTGGATTCCGAGGCCAGCAGCTATCTCAGATTGGAGATCGAGACGCGGGAAGCCTCAAAGGTGCTGAGGGAGCGACGGGCAGCCGGCCCCGGGGAGGACTGTCGGAGGAGGCAGAGGAGTTGTTGCCGGAAGTCTCTCCGGGTGTCATTCAAGGAGATCGGATGGAATGATTGGATTAGGGCACCCGAGTCCTATAACATGTATAACTGTGGGGGGACTTGCCCAGCAAACTACAGGCCAGCCAACATGCATGCTATGATTAAATCGGCCATGCACCAGCTATCTGGGGGAGCCAGTCCCGCACTCTGCTGCATTCCTGCAGCCTACGAATCCATGACTCTGCTACATTATAGTAGTGAGGGCACGCTCACCCTTACTGCATTTGAGGGCATGATTGTCACCAATTGTCACTGCTCCTGA